DNA from Actinomycetota bacterium:
CGTAGACGACATATGAGTGACCGGTGACCCAGCCAATGTCGGCTGTGCACCAGTAGATGTCAGTGTCGGGCTTGAGATCAAAGACCACACGATGGGTGTATGCCGCTTGCACCAGGTAGCCACCAGAGGTGTGCAGGATCCCCTTGGGCTTCCCCGTGGTGCCAGAGGTGTAGAGAATGAACAGCGGCTGCTCACTGTCGAAGGCAACTGGTGTGTGCTGCTCTGACTGCTCCTCCACAACGTCGTGCCACCACAAGTCGCGACCCTGGACCCAGTCAACTTCGCCGCCGGTGCGCTTCACGACGATGACCTTGTTGACCGGCGTCGGCGATGCAAGCGCCTCGTCGACGGCGGGCTTCAACGGCATTGCTGCTCCGCGTCTGTACTGCCCGTCGGCCGTGATGACGAGCGAGGCCTGTGCGTCGTCTATGCGACTGCGCAGTGCCGTTGCTGAGAATCCAGCAAAGACCACGGAATGCGGTGCACCGATGCGTGCGCACGCGAGCATGGAGATGACTGCCTCCGGAATCATCGGCAGGTAGATCGTGACACGGTCACCGGCTTTGATGCCCAGCGAAGTCAAAGCATTCGCAGCCTTGCTGACCTCACCCAACAAATCTGCATAGGTCAGATCGCGACGGTCCCCGGGCTCGCCCTCAAAACGCAGCGCGACCTGGTCGCCGTAGCCATCCTCGACATGGCGGTCAACGCAGTTGTAGGCCACGTTGAGCTTCCCGTCGACAAACCAGTGAGCAAACGGCACATTCGACCAATCGAGCACAGAGTTGAACGGCTGCTCCCAAGAGATGTGCCGTGCCTGTTCAGCCCAGAACCCCAAACGGTCAGCGTCTGCACTCTCGAAGATCCCGGGCTGTGCATTGGCTTGCGCCGCAAACGCAGGTGTCGGCGGGAAGAGGCGATCCTCGCTGCCCAGGTTCGCAATTGTTTCGCTCATCTGCCTACCTAAGCACGCTGTGGCGAATGTTGGGAGTCTAGGCCTAGACGGTGACTGCGGCAGCGCCCATCGCGCATGAGGTGGCAAACCACAGGATCGACTCGGCAACGCCATCCACCGAGCCAGAGCCGTAGTTCTTGATCGCCTGCACATACGCCGGCCGGCCTGATTCAACGAAGCCATGCTCAGGGATGGTGAACAACGAAGGATCAAGTCCGCGCTCGGCCAGTACGCAGCGCACCAGCGCTCTGCCGATCAGGCCAGAGCCCCAGGCAAAGGGTCGCAGCCACAGAATCTCGTTGTGCACGAGCCCGGCCGTGAGCAGCCCGGGCAGGTCTGTTCTTCGGGTGACAAGGCTTGCCAGTGCCATCAAGTGAGGTGCCAAATCGATAGTGGGCGGCAAGGCGCCAATTCGCAGTGGATCATCCGCATCGTCACCTGACCGAGGCCGTCCAAGTGAATCTGCCGGTTCGAACTCACTTGAGGTGATCGCATGGAGATGCGCAATGACTTGCAGAGGAGCCTTGCCCCAAGCATCGACTTGTCCGGGGATTGCTGCGGTCACCCGCAGCGCGCTGTCCAGCACCCGCCCCATTGGCGAATCCTCAGCCACCACGACATCGGCTCCGTCGATGGTAGCCGAAGCGTGAGCTCCTCGCTGCGCGGAAGTTGCCGCTACTTCCGCGGCTGCCGCGCGGACGTCTCGACGCCACAGCACCGCGTCGATGTCCTCACGGGCACCCAACAATGCGGCAGCAACATCCTCGCGAGCCAAGAGCTGCTCGAGGAACGCTGGCTGGAAGACCTGACTCACAGGACGTGACACTATCCCGCGGGTTCAGGAGTGGCTTGCCGCGCGGGTGTAGCGGCGGATCGCATACCAGGCCAGACCGAGGGCGACTGCGCCAATCACTAGCCCAGAACTGGTTGCCGCAATCTGCTTGGAGTGCGACTTCAGGCCCACTGGCCGGGCGAAATCCATGATCGGCCACTCGTTGTCGAGTGCTGTTTCACGCAGTGCCGCATCAGGGTTCACCGCAACCGGATGGCCCACTGCCTGCAGCATTGGCAAGTCTGTTTGCGAGTCGCTGTATGCGTAGCAAGACGCAAGGTCATAGCCACGCTGCTCGGCTAGAGCACGCATCGCCTCTGCCTTGTTCTCGCCATATGCGTAGAACAGGATTTCGCCGGTGTACCGACCATGCTCGATTGCAGCCTGAGTGCCGATCGCGACATCAACGCCGAGTCGTGCTCCGATGGGCTCAACGAGGTCAGTGCCTGAAGCGGAGAGAATCACGATTTCGTGTCCGGCTGCGCGATGTTCGGCCATGAGATCGACGGCCTCCTGATAGACCATCGGATCGATGATGGTGTCCAGAGTCTCCGCGACGATGGACCGCACGGTCTCCACATCCCAGCCGATCACCAGGTTTGAGACATAGGAGCGCATCTGCTCCATCAGATCCTTGTCCGCCCCAGAGGTGACAAAGACAAGTTGAGCGTAGGCGCTGCGCAGCACTTCACGACGACCGATCAGCCCGCCGCGAAAGAAGGGACGGGCAAATGCAAATGCGCTCGACTTGGCCAGAATGGTCTTATCGAGGTCGAAGAATGCTGCCGTCGACATGGTTCCACGGTAACTCAGTCATCCACACGAACCAATTTGCGCAAGGGTGTCCACAGGGCAATCACTGAGTGAAGATCTGTGATTGAGGTCCGATGAAGGTCGGACTATGGACATCAGGCCACTGCTCGTCAGCGCAAATCTCCCACTCATCGAACATGTGCGCAGCCTCGCTGATGCCGGTGGAATCGGCGTTGAAGTAGCCGAGAATGTGGCGCAGGCTCGCGAGCAGTGGAACTCACGCCTATTGATCCTCGTCGGTGATGATCTCTGCGAGCAGTTGACCGGTCTGCCCAAGCGTCGTGACGTCAGCGTTCTGCTCTGGCAGCCGTTCACGGGCTCGGAGACCCCGTCAGTTGTGTGGCAAACCGCACTGGCCCTGGGCGCTGAGCACGTCGTCCAGCTGCCAGAAGCCGACTCATGGTTGGCAGAGCTGCTGACTGGGCCAGAGCAGCCAAATGAAGGCACTGGTCGAGTGCTGGCGATCAGTGGAGTGTGTGGAGGCGCTGGAGCCTCGAGTCTTGCCGTCGGCCTGGCGTCAGCTGTGCAAAAGGCAGGCAGCACGGTGCTCCTTGTCGACGGGGATTTCTCTGGTGGCGGGATTGATCTCCTGCTTGGCGGCGAAGGTCTGGCAGGCACTCGTTGGCCCGAACTATCCGATCTCACCGGCCGATTGAGCACTGCCAGTTTGCTTCCGACATTGCCAAGCACGTGCGGAATCTCCCTGCTTTCAAGTTCGCGCAATTCCATCGCCGAACCGACTCCACAAGCGTGGGCCTCGCTGCTGAATTTCGGTGAACGCAACTTCGATCTCGTCATTGTCGACCTGCAACGCGGTCAGGCACTTGTTGCCGATCAGTGGTGGCCGCCCGATGTTGCGACTGAACTGTGGTGCGTTGTGCCGACTCGCATCCGCCCGATTGCGGCGGCGGCGGTCAGTTTGGAGCGTTGGGATCAGTGCTGGCAACGAGTCGAGGTCATCGCGCGACACAGCGAGCGAGGACTCTCGCCCAGTGATCTTGCTCGCGCGCTCGGGCGCACGCCATTGGGCATCGTGCCGAACGACGTCGCCGTCATGGCAGCAGGTGAGTTGGGCGAAGTCAGTGGTGGCGCCTTTGCGAAAGCGTGCGCGCAGCTCGCGATTGAACTGTCGCCGAAGTGAGGCTTGCCGATCGCGTGCGCTCCCGCTTGGTCCTGAACCAGGCGCAGACTTCGCCGGCTGAAGTGGCTGCAGCGTTGCTCGACGAAGGCATCGTGCTCGGTGAAGGCGCGCTCATGTCGCTCGTGGCAGAACTGCGACGGGAGTACTTGGGTCTTGGCCCCCTCGATGCCCTTGTTCGTCAGCCCGGAGTGACTGATGTGTTGGTCAACAGTGCGCACGACGTCTGGATTGACCGGGGTTCGGGCATGGAGCGAGCTGCGGTGAATTTCGCTGATGAGGTCGAGGTGCGGGCATTGGCGCAGCGATTGGCTGGCACTGTCGGAAGACGACTTGATGAGGCAAGTCCGTTCGTCGACGCGCGCCTTGATTCGGGCATTCGATTGCACGCCGTGCTCGCAACTATTGCCTTGGACGGCACGCTCATCTCCCTGCGCATTCCGCGAGCGCATGCGTTTGCTTTGGAGGATCTCATTGCTGCTGGCAGTGTTGATGAACAAGGTGCTGCGTGGCTGCGCGCGATCGTCGAAGCGCGAATCGCCTTCCTCATCAGTGGCGGCACGGGTTCGGGGAAGACCACGATTCTCGGGGCGCTCTTAGGGCTCGTGAGTCCTGTAGAGCGAGTGGTCATTGTGGAGGACTCTGCCGAGTTACGTCCCGATCATCCACACATTGTGCGACTGCAAGCGCGTCCAGCCAACCTTGAAGGCGCGGGGGCGATCACCATGCAAAGCCTGGTGCGGCAAACCCTGCGCATGCGACCAGATCGCATCGTCATCGGTGAAGTGCGCGGGGCTGAAGTCATCGACTTGCTGTCTGCGCTCAACACAGGCCATGAGGGTGGCTGCGGCACAATCCATGCCAATTCCGCGGCAGATGTTCCCGCTCGAATTGAGGCCCTGGGTTTGCAAGCGGGATTGAGTCGCGAGGCTATTCACGGGCTGCTGGCTGCCGGACTCGCAGCAGTCATTCATCTCGAACGTGACCGAGATGGATTTCGTCGCGTGCAAGGTATCCACGTGTTTGAGGTCGACGAGCACTATCGCGTGCGCGCTCACTGCGCGCTGCATCGCAGTGGATCGCATCTTGAACCGGGCGAAGCCTTTGACACTCTTGTTGAACTACTCGGATCAAGAGCCCCCGCTCAGCAAGGCTCAGCGGCATGTTCGCGCTGACAATTGCGGCACTGGTGGTCATCGCCATGCTGCTTGCCTGGCCGAGCGAGGCTGTCAATCGGCTCCATCGTCTCCGCTTGAAGAGCGACGCAACGTCGACCGGATCCCTCGTGGCAGCGATGCGATCTCGATCGGCCCGTGGCAAGCAGCAGTCCGCACAATCGATTGATGCGCTTTCCAGTCTGGAAGCCGAACTCCAATCGGGCCAAGCGCCGGGTGTTGCTCTGCTTCGCGCTGCCGGACTACCGCCGGTATGGCCATCCGCAATTGCGGCATTGCGCATTGGCGGCGACGTTGCACAGGGCTTGCGAATGGACGGGCGCCAGGTGCCCGTACTTCTTCACCTCGCTGCCTGTTGGGAGGTGGCCTCCCACACAGGCAGCGGGCTGGGTCAGTCAGTTGCGATGCTGGCCGAGTCAGCTCGCACACGTGAAGAATTGGCAGCCACGCTGAACGCCGAACTCGCGGGTCCGCGCGCGACAACACGCGTGCTGATGCTGCTGCCTGCAATTGGCATCCTGCTTGGCTTCAGCCTTGGCGCCGATCCCCTTGGCTGGCTGCTTGGCACTGCCTTTGGTCTGGTCTGTGCAACTGGCGGGCTCCTGCTCACAGCGGCCGGTTGGCTCTGGTCCAGGCAACTGGTCGGCAAAGTAGAAAGTCAATTGTGATCCTGATCGCCGCTGGCCTGGTGGCCACAGCATGTTGGCTCCTGACTCCTCGATCAAGCCATCAGCGATTGCGCGCGTTCGCTGTGCCTGGCCGCAGTTCGGTGGCGCGAAGTCTGCCCTCTGCTGATCTGGCGGCTATCTGTCTTGGCATTGGGATTGCTGTGCTGCTTGCCTCATTCTGGGGAGCAGTAATCGGGCTCGTTGCCGTAGTCGTCACTCGCAGGTTCATGAATCGTCTTGAGTCGCGCACGACTCGCCATCGGCGTATGCGCCTTGAGCGGCAACTTCCGGAGGTCTGTGATCTCCTGGCAGCGACTCTGGCTTCAGGCGCCCCTGTGCAGGCCGCATTGGCTGCCGTAGCCAAGGCCAGTGAGCCTCCGGCATCAGAAGAGCTCTTGCGTGTGGTGGCTGCACTCAACCTCGGCGCCTCACCGGCGACTGCTTGGCGCGAAGCTGTAGTTGTGCCTGAGTTCATTCGCCTGCAGGCGAGCTTTGAGCGGTCGGCGGTGTCAGGTGCCCCGATTGCAGACGTATTGACGGCCTTGGCGCGAGATGAACGGCGTAGACGAAAGTCAGCTGTTGAGATTGCTGCACGCTCAGCGGGAGTGCGCGCAGTGGCACCGCTTGCTGCCTGCTTCCTGCCGGCATTCATCTTGCTGGGGATCGTGCCGGTTGTTGCGTCGATTGCTATCGAGGTGTTCGCCGAGTAGTCCTTCCCCAAAACCTTGCACTTCCTTGGCGGCGTCCACAGCGACTCTTGTCCCAGTATCGCCGAGCGCTGCGAAGTCCCACCGTTGTCCTTGCCAGGCATTGGGCCTGGCGTCGGGGGAGGACACACATGAACCAACTGATGCAACGCATCCGCAGTGACGAGCGAGGCCTGACGACTGCTGAATACGCCGTCGGAACGGTCGCTGCTGCTGGGTTCGGCGGGATACTCATCAAAGTGCTCACCAGCCAAGAGGTGCGCAACTTGATCTGGAAGGTCGTGAGCAGCGCGCTTTCGGTCTTCTTCTAGGTGTGCACATTGCCGGGGTCGAGTCGGTCAGGTGCCGACTCGACCCAATGTGACCGATGCGCAGGACGCGAACGCGGAAGTGCGATTCTGGAGACTGCCTTGATGGTGCCGGTACTGCTTTCGGTCACCTCTGTCCTACTCACGGCTGTGGCGGTTGGCAGCACGGCCATCCGACTGGGCGATACCGCACATGACCTTGCGCGCGCTCTCGCGCGCGGGGTTCCAGAAGTCGAAGCAATGGCGACGGCAAGTCAAATGGCACCGAATGCGGAACTTGAAATATCGGCAGACTCCGGCCTCGTCGAGGTGTCGCTAAGCCAGGAGATCGACCTGCCCATTCCCTTGTTCGATCGATTCAGTTTCACCATTGAGCGGTCGGCTGCCGCGCCACAAGAGTCTGCATGACTCCGCGTGATCGCGGAAACGGATCCGTCCTCAGTCTCGGTTTCATGTTCGCGATTGCCGCCGCCGGGCTTCTGGTATTGGTGCAAGTGCAGGCCGTCATCAAGACTCATGCAGTGCAAGGCGCCGCAGATCTGGCTGCGATCGCAGCGGCCCAGGCGGCCAGTGATGCGTGCACGCATGCCGATGCTGTCGCTGAGGCCAATCGGGTACGGCTTGTTGAATGCACAACGCAGGACGATGACTTCGTCGTGCGCGTTGAGTCGGATCTGCCGAATCTTGTGGCGGCACTGCTCGATTTCGCGCACGTGCAATCTGCCCCGATTCAGGCTTCCGCAAGAGCTGGCTTCGAGTGATGTGTTGATCACCCGGGCGTCTGGAGCTCAGCTTGCGTTGTCGGCCCCACGCAGGATCTCAGTCAGGATGCGTATTGCTGCGAGTTTGTCCAGGGGATGGTTGCCATTGCCGCATTTTGGTGATTGCACACATGAGGGGCAGCCGTCGCGGCATCGACACTCACGGATCAAATCTCGAGTTGCGGTCAGCCAAGTGCGCGCGATGTCAAAGCCGTGCTGCGCAAAACCGGCTCCGCCGGGGTACCCGTCGTAGACGAAGACCGTCGTCTGACCCGTGTC
Protein-coding regions in this window:
- a CDS encoding DUF4244 domain-containing protein; protein product: MNQLMQRIRSDERGLTTAEYAVGTVAAAGFGGILIKVLTSQEVRNLIWKVVSSALSVFF
- a CDS encoding type II secretion system F family protein, whose amino-acid sequence is MILIAAGLVATACWLLTPRSSHQRLRAFAVPGRSSVARSLPSADLAAICLGIGIAVLLASFWGAVIGLVAVVVTRRFMNRLESRTTRHRRMRLERQLPEVCDLLAATLASGAPVQAALAAVAKASEPPASEELLRVVAALNLGASPATAWREAVVVPEFIRLQASFERSAVSGAPIADVLTALARDERRRRKSAVEIAARSAGVRAVAPLAACFLPAFILLGIVPVVASIAIEVFAE
- a CDS encoding TadE family type IV pilus minor pilin, translating into MVPVLLSVTSVLLTAVAVGSTAIRLGDTAHDLARALARGVPEVEAMATASQMAPNAELEISADSGLVEVSLSQEIDLPIPLFDRFSFTIERSAAAPQESA
- a CDS encoding HAD-IB family hydrolase, whose protein sequence is MSTAAFFDLDKTILAKSSAFAFARPFFRGGLIGRREVLRSAYAQLVFVTSGADKDLMEQMRSYVSNLVIGWDVETVRSIVAETLDTIIDPMVYQEAVDLMAEHRAAGHEIVILSASGTDLVEPIGARLGVDVAIGTQAAIEHGRYTGEILFYAYGENKAEAMRALAEQRGYDLASCYAYSDSQTDLPMLQAVGHPVAVNPDAALRETALDNEWPIMDFARPVGLKSHSKQIAATSSGLVIGAVALGLAWYAIRRYTRAASHS
- a CDS encoding oxidoreductase; amino-acid sequence: MSQVFQPAFLEQLLAREDVAAALLGAREDIDAVLWRRDVRAAAAEVAATSAQRGAHASATIDGADVVVAEDSPMGRVLDSALRVTAAIPGQVDAWGKAPLQVIAHLHAITSSEFEPADSLGRPRSGDDADDPLRIGALPPTIDLAPHLMALASLVTRRTDLPGLLTAGLVHNEILWLRPFAWGSGLIGRALVRCVLAERGLDPSLFTIPEHGFVESGRPAYVQAIKNYGSGSVDGVAESILWFATSCAMGAAAVTV
- a CDS encoding flp pilus-assembly TadE/G-like family protein: MTPRDRGNGSVLSLGFMFAIAAAGLLVLVQVQAVIKTHAVQGAADLAAIAAAQAASDACTHADAVAEANRVRLVECTTQDDDFVVRVESDLPNLVAALLDFAHVQSAPIQASARAGFE
- a CDS encoding TadA family conjugal transfer-associated ATPase, which codes for MRLADRVRSRLVLNQAQTSPAEVAAALLDEGIVLGEGALMSLVAELRREYLGLGPLDALVRQPGVTDVLVNSAHDVWIDRGSGMERAAVNFADEVEVRALAQRLAGTVGRRLDEASPFVDARLDSGIRLHAVLATIALDGTLISLRIPRAHAFALEDLIAAGSVDEQGAAWLRAIVEARIAFLISGGTGSGKTTILGALLGLVSPVERVVIVEDSAELRPDHPHIVRLQARPANLEGAGAITMQSLVRQTLRMRPDRIVIGEVRGAEVIDLLSALNTGHEGGCGTIHANSAADVPARIEALGLQAGLSREAIHGLLAAGLAAVIHLERDRDGFRRVQGIHVFEVDEHYRVRAHCALHRSGSHLEPGEAFDTLVELLGSRAPAQQGSAACSR
- a CDS encoding cellulose synthase operon protein YhjQ/BcsQ; this translates as MDIRPLLVSANLPLIEHVRSLADAGGIGVEVAENVAQAREQWNSRLLILVGDDLCEQLTGLPKRRDVSVLLWQPFTGSETPSVVWQTALALGAEHVVQLPEADSWLAELLTGPEQPNEGTGRVLAISGVCGGAGASSLAVGLASAVQKAGSTVLLVDGDFSGGGIDLLLGGEGLAGTRWPELSDLTGRLSTASLLPTLPSTCGISLLSSSRNSIAEPTPQAWASLLNFGERNFDLVIVDLQRGQALVADQWWPPDVATELWCVVPTRIRPIAAAAVSLERWDQCWQRVEVIARHSERGLSPSDLARALGRTPLGIVPNDVAVMAAGELGEVSGGAFAKACAQLAIELSPK